One segment of Thermovenabulum gondwanense DNA contains the following:
- a CDS encoding N-acetylmuramoyl-L-alanine amidase family protein: MTKKIVIILLALFILIKAPIFAAPSKNSIEVFIDDKKVISDVMPFIYKDTTMVPLRVISENLGAKVNYESVSKKITLSFKNNTIILKVNDLYAYVGGKKTKLQIPPMIISNRVFVPLRFIAENFEAKVIWDGQNRIVRIYKKNNEIKNIYWDENEGVLNIEAENPPEYSIQEKENSIILDLTAKVKENQNFYVYNGKFLKDAQISFTDAGIRLILEKKEGFLNEYFEKDGVLKLKFFTVIDGLEYAKSTESSKFTVKVPANIEFKYFTLGSVNSNDYRLVVDLYNSRPAFHIPRIDGDNFVTSVRSSQFSINPDITRIVFDMKGDFNFLVKKEEEGLVVEFRNNAKLLDVSIENKDGKTQVIFGLDKTTAYSINEDVLRNTLVIEMDKTDLIYRGKTQDFTFFNGMKGNVIFEEDVNNNKLKARIYKGDYGLQHNILTLDNKIIIEFSSLSLFGKTIVIDPGHGGNDPGAVYQGVYEKDINLDIALRLKKVLEDNGAKVLMTRESDIYVNLYARAGMANEINADLFVSIHCNSSLNPLTSGIQTLYFPTMEKKRFAEVIQKSLVEALGLKDLGIVERTALVVIRETNMPSCIIEVAFMSNPNDLSLLMDPNFRQKAAEGIFKGILKFLVY, encoded by the coding sequence TTGACGAAAAAAATCGTAATAATTCTCTTAGCGTTATTTATTTTAATTAAAGCTCCAATTTTTGCAGCTCCGTCTAAAAATTCAATAGAAGTCTTTATTGATGATAAAAAGGTGATTTCTGATGTAATGCCGTTTATTTACAAAGATACTACAATGGTTCCGTTAAGGGTGATTTCTGAAAATTTAGGAGCTAAGGTAAACTACGAGAGCGTTTCAAAAAAGATTACCCTTTCTTTTAAAAACAACACAATAATTTTAAAAGTTAACGATTTATACGCTTATGTGGGTGGCAAAAAAACAAAGTTACAAATTCCGCCAATGATAATAAGTAACAGAGTTTTTGTTCCGTTAAGATTTATAGCGGAAAATTTTGAAGCAAAGGTTATCTGGGATGGACAAAACAGGATTGTCAGGATATACAAAAAGAACAACGAGATAAAAAATATTTACTGGGACGAAAATGAAGGGGTTTTAAATATTGAAGCGGAAAATCCTCCGGAATATTCAATTCAGGAAAAGGAAAATTCGATTATTCTGGATTTAACCGCAAAGGTTAAGGAAAATCAAAATTTTTATGTATATAACGGCAAGTTTTTGAAAGACGCACAAATATCTTTCACGGATGCAGGAATCCGTCTTATTCTTGAAAAAAAAGAAGGGTTTTTAAATGAATACTTTGAAAAAGATGGCGTATTAAAATTAAAGTTTTTTACTGTAATTGACGGACTGGAGTACGCAAAAAGTACGGAAAGCTCAAAATTCACTGTTAAAGTGCCGGCTAACATTGAATTTAAATACTTTACCCTTGGGTCGGTAAACAGTAATGATTACAGGCTGGTGGTGGACCTTTATAATTCTCGTCCGGCCTTCCACATTCCCAGGATTGATGGTGATAATTTTGTAACAAGCGTTAGATCCAGCCAGTTTTCCATAAACCCGGATATAACGAGAATAGTTTTCGATATGAAAGGAGACTTTAATTTCCTTGTGAAAAAAGAGGAAGAAGGACTGGTTGTAGAGTTTAGAAACAATGCAAAGTTATTAGATGTCAGCATAGAAAACAAAGATGGAAAAACTCAAGTTATTTTTGGGCTCGATAAAACAACTGCATATTCTATAAATGAGGATGTTTTAAGAAATACCTTAGTAATCGAAATGGATAAAACCGACTTAATATACAGGGGAAAAACACAGGATTTTACCTTTTTTAACGGAATGAAAGGAAACGTAATTTTTGAGGAAGATGTAAATAACAATAAACTTAAAGCGAGGATTTATAAGGGTGATTACGGTCTTCAGCATAATATATTAACTTTGGATAATAAAATCATTATTGAATTTTCTTCTTTATCACTTTTTGGAAAAACGATTGTGATTGACCCGGGACATGGAGGGAATGACCCCGGAGCCGTATATCAGGGTGTTTATGAAAAAGATATAAATCTTGATATAGCTTTAAGATTAAAAAAGGTATTGGAGGATAATGGCGCAAAAGTACTGATGACGAGAGAAAGTGATATATATGTTAATTTGTACGCTCGTGCTGGTATGGCAAATGAAATAAATGCCGATTTGTTCGTAAGTATCCACTGTAATTCCAGTTTGAACCCTCTGACTTCGGGAATACAGACCCTGTACTTTCCTACTATGGAAAAAAAGAGGTTTGCAGAGGTAATTCAAAAAAGTTTGGTGGAAGCTCTGGGCCTGAAAGATCTTGGCATTGTTGAAAGGACGGCTTTAGTGGTAATAAGAGAGACAAATATGCCTTCCTGCATTATTGAAGTCGCATTTATGAGTAACCCAAATGACCTTTCCCTTTTGATGGACCCAAATTTCAGGCAGAAAGCTGCGGAGGGTATATTTAAAGGCATCCTCAAATTTTTAGTTTATTGA
- a CDS encoding DUF2179 domain-containing protein, producing MSPIAGYLFIFFARVADVSLATIRTIMIVKGHRLQAAIIGFFEVIIYITALTQVVGKLNNPLNLLSYALGFATGNFVGSFIEEKLALGYTTVQVITQRSRLCEKIRNCGFGVTTLNGMGKEGIREVLMISTARKDLPKLISLIEEEDDTAFITVLDTKSAKGGYFKQNK from the coding sequence ATGTCACCAATTGCAGGGTACTTATTTATATTTTTTGCCCGGGTGGCAGACGTTTCCCTCGCTACTATCAGGACCATAATGATTGTAAAAGGTCATAGGTTACAGGCTGCAATCATCGGATTTTTTGAAGTAATTATTTACATAACTGCATTAACACAGGTGGTAGGAAAGTTAAATAATCCTTTAAATCTGCTTTCCTATGCTTTGGGCTTTGCCACCGGAAATTTTGTGGGCAGTTTTATTGAAGAAAAATTAGCGTTAGGATACACTACTGTTCAGGTGATAACTCAAAGGTCACGGTTATGTGAAAAAATACGAAACTGCGGATTCGGCGTAACAACACTAAATGGTATGGGGAAAGAGGGGATTAGAGAGGTTTTAATGATTTCCACTGCAAGAAAAGACCTGCCCAAATTAATTTCTCTGATCGAGGAAGAAGACGATACAGCTTTTATAACGGTTCTCGATACCAAATCGGCAAAGGGTGGTTATTTTAAACAGAATAAATAA
- a CDS encoding GerMN domain-containing protein has product MPKKLIAGLLIFLLIVSLTGCNILTFFKKEDSNKEEAIQGKSEDLRKTVLYYVNENNLLVPVTKSIPRVEGIAKAAIENLIDREEIRMQLSGKGLKPTLPENTRILGMTIKDGVARVDFSKEFLNFKDKMGEKIALLSLVYTLTEFPTINKVELMVEGKSIKKSTFGTKLDAPLQRENINLESEGQNINNMQKVTLYFRGTNKEGTFSYFVPVTRYVKNSNDLLKTALQELIKGPKPEMGLSSVIPRDTKVLSVEKKDSEVIANFSKELENFGGGLENEQAVVNSIVLTLTSFKGVDRVTIQVEGEKTVLSEGTVLDTPILKPLYVNPESI; this is encoded by the coding sequence ATGCCTAAAAAACTCATTGCAGGGCTTTTGATTTTCCTTTTGATAGTCAGTTTGACGGGATGCAATATATTAACTTTTTTTAAAAAGGAAGATAGCAATAAAGAGGAAGCAATCCAGGGGAAGAGTGAGGACTTAAGGAAAACCGTATTATACTATGTCAACGAGAATAACTTACTGGTTCCCGTTACCAAAAGTATTCCAAGGGTAGAGGGCATAGCCAAAGCTGCAATTGAAAATCTTATTGACAGAGAAGAAATAAGGATGCAGCTTTCCGGTAAGGGGTTAAAACCCACTCTGCCTGAAAATACGAGGATCCTGGGGATGACCATAAAAGACGGTGTGGCAAGGGTGGATTTCAGTAAAGAATTTTTAAATTTCAAGGATAAGATGGGAGAGAAAATTGCCTTACTTTCTCTGGTTTATACCCTGACCGAATTTCCCACAATAAATAAAGTGGAATTAATGGTGGAAGGGAAAAGTATAAAGAAGAGTACATTTGGAACAAAATTAGATGCTCCGCTTCAAAGAGAAAATATTAATCTTGAATCGGAAGGGCAAAATATAAATAACATGCAAAAAGTTACCCTGTATTTTAGAGGAACAAATAAAGAAGGCACCTTTAGTTACTTCGTCCCGGTAACAAGGTATGTAAAAAATTCAAATGATTTATTAAAGACAGCTCTTCAAGAATTGATAAAAGGCCCAAAACCTGAAATGGGGTTATCATCGGTTATACCAAGGGATACAAAGGTTTTGAGCGTTGAAAAGAAAGACAGCGAAGTTATAGCGAATTTTTCTAAGGAACTTGAAAATTTCGGAGGGGGATTGGAAAACGAACAAGCGGTGGTTAATTCCATAGTATTGACCCTTACTTCCTTTAAAGGGGTGGATAGAGTCACAATCCAGGTAGAGGGAGAGAAAACGGTGCTTTCAGAAGGCACGGTTTTGGACACTCCCATATTAAAACCGCTTTATGTAAATCCAGAAAGCATATAA
- the rph gene encoding ribonuclease PH, whose protein sequence is MVRTDGRKNNEIRPVKIVRHYNKYAEGSVLIECGDTRVICTATVDDKVPPFLRGKGQGWITAEYSMLPRATEIRNVRETLKPSGRTMEIQRLIGRALRSVVNLNDLGERTIWIDCDVIQADGGTRTASITGAFVALVDALKHLKDRKMINSIPVDSFVAAVSVGIVEGEKLLDLKFDEDSRAQVDMNVVMTEKGQFVEIQGTGEAFPFTREDLNQLLDMAKKGIDELILVQKNVLKDLLNEIENKEVENK, encoded by the coding sequence TTGGTAAGAACCGATGGCAGAAAGAATAATGAAATAAGACCGGTCAAAATTGTTCGTCATTACAACAAATACGCTGAAGGATCTGTTTTGATAGAATGCGGTGATACCAGGGTCATTTGCACTGCTACGGTGGATGATAAGGTGCCTCCTTTTTTGCGAGGAAAGGGACAAGGGTGGATTACAGCAGAATATTCGATGCTGCCAAGGGCTACGGAAATTAGAAATGTTAGAGAAACCTTGAAGCCCAGTGGAAGAACGATGGAGATCCAGAGGCTAATAGGCAGAGCCCTAAGGTCGGTAGTAAATTTAAACGACTTAGGAGAAAGGACCATCTGGATTGACTGCGATGTTATTCAAGCGGATGGAGGTACCAGAACTGCCTCAATAACCGGAGCCTTTGTTGCGCTTGTGGATGCTTTGAAACATTTAAAAGATAGGAAAATGATAAATTCTATCCCCGTGGATAGTTTTGTAGCTGCAGTAAGTGTAGGAATTGTAGAAGGAGAGAAGCTTTTAGATTTGAAGTTTGATGAAGATTCCAGGGCTCAGGTAGATATGAATGTTGTTATGACAGAAAAAGGTCAGTTTGTGGAAATACAGGGGACGGGCGAAGCATTTCCGTTTACCAGAGAAGATTTAAACCAACTTTTGGATATGGCAAAAAAAGGAATAGATGAGCTTATATTGGTACAAAAAAATGTGTTAAAAGATCTTTTAAACGAGATAGAAAATAAAGAGGTTGAAAATAAATGA
- a CDS encoding XTP/dITP diphosphatase, translating into MKLVIATSNKGKFKEFKKMLSDLPLQLLSLMDFPGIIIDERGSSFEENAMLKALETARKTGLPSLGDDSGLEVEALNGRPGIFTARYAGENATSEENIKKLLFELEGIPFEKRMAQFVCCLCFALPDGRCFTEKGILKGYITLTPCGSKGFGYDPVFYVPELGKTLAELDEEEKNKISHRGNALEKLRGHILCELGY; encoded by the coding sequence ATGAAGCTTGTAATCGCTACATCGAATAAGGGAAAATTTAAGGAATTTAAAAAAATGCTATCCGATTTGCCTTTGCAATTGCTTTCTTTAATGGATTTCCCCGGTATTATAATTGATGAGAGGGGAAGCTCCTTCGAAGAAAACGCAATGTTAAAAGCTCTTGAGACCGCCAGAAAGACGGGATTACCATCTCTTGGAGACGACTCAGGGCTGGAAGTAGAGGCTCTTAACGGAAGACCGGGTATTTTTACAGCAAGGTATGCTGGAGAAAATGCCACATCGGAGGAAAATATAAAAAAGCTGCTTTTTGAACTGGAAGGAATACCTTTTGAGAAAAGAATGGCTCAATTTGTGTGCTGTTTATGTTTTGCTTTACCTGATGGCAGATGTTTTACGGAAAAAGGAATACTGAAAGGCTATATTACTTTGACCCCTTGCGGCAGCAAAGGATTTGGTTATGATCCTGTTTTTTATGTACCCGAATTAGGTAAAACCCTGGCTGAACTGGATGAAGAAGAGAAAAATAAAATAAGTCATAGAGGTAATGCTCTTGAGAAATTAAGGGGGCACATACTTTGCGAATTGGGGTATTAA
- a CDS encoding metallophosphoesterase family protein, producing the protein MRIGVLSDTHGNIKSIEKAVDKLKDSDIILHAGDLYQDVEYIKAIFGKEVIGVLGNCDSYYTSEGEFEKVLKLQNKSIFLTHGHYFHIKEDLGMLIKKAKELKVDAVVFGHTHKTLNIKIDDIVFLNPGSPALPRGGFSPSCGMLEIQGEEITSKIIEI; encoded by the coding sequence TTGCGAATTGGGGTATTAAGTGATACTCATGGAAATATTAAATCTATCGAAAAAGCTGTGGATAAACTAAAGGATTCGGATATAATACTTCACGCGGGAGATTTATATCAAGATGTAGAGTACATAAAAGCAATTTTTGGAAAGGAAGTTATAGGGGTTTTGGGGAACTGCGATTCATATTATACTTCCGAAGGAGAATTCGAGAAAGTTTTGAAACTGCAAAACAAAAGCATTTTTTTGACTCACGGACATTACTTTCATATTAAAGAAGATCTGGGTATGCTAATAAAAAAGGCAAAAGAATTAAAAGTAGATGCTGTGGTGTTTGGACATACCCACAAGACGTTAAATATAAAAATTGACGATATTGTTTTTTTAAACCCCGGAAGTCCCGCTTTGCCGAGAGGGGGATTTTCTCCTTCCTGCGGTATGTTAGAAATTCAAGGGGAAGAGATTACATCAAAAATTATAGAGATCTAA
- a CDS encoding ROK family transcriptional regulator encodes MSKIPGNSKYVKKINRMTVLNIIKQHEVISRYELAEKTGLTPPAITGIIRELLEIGLVKEVGLAKSRGGRRPVKIKFNPEAGYVLGIEVTRFETSIGIGDLKNVPGEISSVEIDMTDPEEGIPMLINSLKSIIERDLSEGKTFLGIGIAFPGLLNVKEGIVKRSVNLGPKWNNFPIREVIEKQIGLPVFVENNSNASALAERWFGGAISYKDLVYINLGEGISAGIILEDRILQGFQGHAGEIGHMVIMENGPLCNCGNRGCLESICGIPAILRRVNSELPLIKSDDPLKEIWEKKGKVGTNDILNCAMIEGSYAHDLLKQMAKYVGLAIANIVNFYNPETVFIGGKMSKVVEIFMDVIKETVYSHAFPEIAISTSIKVSSLGKNSGVIGACALALRELFRSNSDIVDFIQSKGKKIQSEGI; translated from the coding sequence ATGTCAAAAATACCGGGAAATAGTAAATACGTTAAAAAAATAAATAGAATGACAGTTCTGAACATTATTAAACAGCATGAAGTAATTTCGAGATACGAGCTGGCGGAAAAAACGGGCCTAACACCGCCTGCTATAACCGGGATAATCCGTGAACTGTTAGAAATTGGCCTTGTAAAAGAAGTGGGGCTGGCAAAATCTCGCGGGGGGCGAAGGCCGGTAAAAATTAAGTTTAATCCGGAAGCGGGGTATGTTCTCGGCATCGAAGTAACACGATTTGAAACTTCCATAGGGATTGGAGATTTAAAAAATGTTCCCGGCGAAATTAGTTCGGTTGAAATAGATATGACCGATCCCGAAGAGGGAATTCCCATGCTAATCAACTCCTTAAAAAGTATTATTGAAAGGGATTTATCCGAAGGGAAAACTTTTTTGGGTATAGGCATTGCTTTCCCGGGACTTTTAAACGTAAAGGAGGGCATAGTGAAACGATCGGTAAACTTAGGACCAAAATGGAATAATTTTCCAATAAGAGAAGTTATTGAAAAACAAATTGGTTTGCCTGTATTTGTTGAAAATAACTCTAATGCTTCAGCTCTTGCAGAAAGGTGGTTTGGGGGGGCGATATCTTACAAAGACCTTGTATATATCAATCTCGGAGAAGGTATTAGTGCAGGCATAATTTTAGAGGACCGCATTTTACAGGGGTTTCAGGGTCATGCGGGTGAAATAGGACATATGGTGATAATGGAAAATGGCCCGTTATGCAATTGCGGAAATCGAGGTTGTCTTGAGAGTATATGCGGTATTCCTGCAATATTACGAAGGGTAAATTCCGAGCTTCCCCTTATTAAGAGCGATGATCCGTTAAAGGAAATATGGGAAAAAAAGGGTAAAGTTGGAACCAATGATATCTTAAATTGTGCAATGATAGAGGGATCCTACGCTCATGATCTTTTAAAGCAAATGGCAAAATACGTTGGCCTTGCAATAGCTAATATTGTGAACTTTTATAATCCGGAAACCGTTTTTATTGGCGGCAAGATGTCAAAGGTGGTAGAAATTTTTATGGATGTAATAAAGGAAACGGTTTATTCTCATGCTTTTCCAGAAATAGCAATTTCCACATCCATAAAAGTATCCTCCTTGGGGAAAAATTCCGGAGTAATCGGAGCCTGTGCACTGGCTTTAAGAGAACTTTTTAGATCTAATTCGGATATTGTAGATTTTATACAGTCAAAAGGGAAAAAAATCCAAAGTGAAGGAATTTAA
- a CDS encoding TRAP transporter substrate-binding protein — translation MSRFFSKKIVVLLCLTLLVFVFAGCGQKTGNSANQQTQEQNKPQMVFRLAENQPEDYPTTIGDKEFARIVEEKTNGRIKIEVYAGGQLGDEKSVIEAIQMGGIDFARVNAQPLSDFAKPLRVLSLPYLFDNEEHLWKVLDGPIGEEILDTLKDAKMIGLAYYDSGARSFYNSKREVKTPADLKGLKIRVQQSELMISLVEALGASATPMPYGEVYSALQTGVIDGAENNWPSYYSTSHYEVAKYYTLDYHTRTPEVLIASKVVWDKLSDEDKKIIKEAARASEEVQRKAWKEYEKKAIEAVKAKGNVITEVTDLKPWQDAVKPLYDKFGADYKDLIERIKAAK, via the coding sequence ATGTCACGCTTTTTTTCTAAGAAGATTGTTGTCTTACTTTGCCTCACTTTATTAGTTTTTGTTTTCGCTGGTTGTGGACAAAAAACGGGTAATTCAGCCAATCAACAAACTCAAGAGCAAAATAAGCCTCAAATGGTTTTCAGGCTTGCGGAAAACCAACCGGAAGACTATCCCACAACTATCGGAGATAAAGAATTTGCCAGGATAGTCGAAGAGAAAACCAATGGAAGGATAAAGATTGAAGTTTATGCCGGTGGACAGCTTGGTGACGAGAAAAGTGTAATTGAAGCAATACAAATGGGTGGAATAGATTTTGCGAGGGTGAATGCACAGCCCTTATCTGATTTTGCTAAGCCCTTGAGGGTTCTTTCACTTCCATATTTATTTGACAATGAAGAACATCTTTGGAAGGTGTTAGATGGACCAATTGGGGAGGAAATTTTGGATACGCTTAAAGATGCAAAGATGATAGGTCTTGCCTACTATGATTCGGGAGCCAGGAGTTTTTATAACAGCAAACGAGAAGTAAAAACTCCAGCAGATTTAAAAGGTTTAAAAATCAGGGTGCAGCAATCAGAACTTATGATATCTCTTGTAGAAGCTTTAGGCGCTTCCGCAACCCCAATGCCCTATGGAGAAGTATACAGTGCATTACAAACGGGAGTAATTGATGGAGCAGAAAATAACTGGCCAAGTTATTATTCCACATCTCATTATGAAGTTGCAAAATATTATACATTGGATTATCATACAAGAACTCCTGAGGTTTTAATAGCTTCCAAAGTGGTATGGGATAAATTAAGCGATGAAGATAAAAAGATAATCAAGGAAGCTGCGAGAGCTTCGGAAGAAGTTCAAAGGAAAGCCTGGAAAGAATACGAGAAAAAGGCTATAGAAGCTGTTAAAGCAAAAGGAAATGTAATAACCGAAGTAACGGATTTGAAACCCTGGCAGGATGCCGTAAAACCATTGTATGATAAATTTGGCGCTGATTACAAAGATTTGATTGAAAGGATCAAAGCTGCAAAATAA
- a CDS encoding TRAP transporter small permease: MLKKLDRFINYIIEVLSMSLLVLMTVIVSWVVFSRYFLHKTPAWGEEASLLCMVWFGFLSMAIGVRDNLHLSITILDQFLSDKLKNILNWIGKILILGFSIFMIKEGIRMSQVATGNYMPGLKINSAFLYAVVPISGFAIIYYLVSSFIKEIYGKEATR, encoded by the coding sequence GTGCTTAAAAAGCTGGATAGGTTTATTAATTATATCATTGAGGTATTAAGTATGAGTCTTTTAGTTTTAATGACCGTTATCGTTAGCTGGGTAGTATTTTCCAGGTATTTTCTTCATAAAACCCCTGCATGGGGTGAAGAAGCTTCGCTGCTCTGTATGGTTTGGTTTGGATTTTTAAGCATGGCTATTGGAGTGAGGGATAATCTTCACTTGAGCATTACGATTTTAGATCAATTTTTATCGGATAAATTAAAAAACATATTAAATTGGATTGGTAAAATTTTAATTCTTGGTTTTTCTATATTTATGATAAAAGAAGGCATTAGAATGAGCCAGGTAGCTACAGGCAACTACATGCCCGGTCTTAAAATAAATTCGGCATTTTTATATGCGGTGGTACCCATATCGGGTTTTGCTATTATTTATTACTTAGTCTCATCCTTTATTAAAGAAATATATGGAAAGGAGGCCACCCGGTGA
- a CDS encoding TRAP transporter large permease produces MNTPAITLLIGSFAALILIRVPIAFSLGISAVITAAYLNIPLAMLAQAMVRGINSFSLLAIPFFILAGEIMGEGGISQRLINFSNVIVGRIRGGLALVNVLASMFFGGISGSSVADTSSIGSILIPMMKKKGYDVDYSVAVTITGSTQGILIPPSHNMIIYSLVAGGVSVGRLFLAGMIPGIVLGLALMLLSYIIAVKRGYPAGEPVSLRDALAATKDAALGLFTAVIVVGGVITGFYTATEAAAVAAVYAFFITFFVYRDIPLTKMGYILMKSLKTLAIVMALIATSNAFGWMLAYLKVPALATKALLSISNNKYVILFIINILLLLLGCIMDMAPLILITTPILLPVAVQIGVDPVHFGIIMMLNLAIGLLTPPVGSTLFVGCAIGNISIEKLSRTMVPFYLTMIAVLMLITYIPQIVMFMPNLLMGK; encoded by the coding sequence GTGAACACACCAGCGATAACGTTACTTATTGGAAGCTTTGCTGCCCTGATACTAATAAGAGTGCCTATAGCTTTTTCTTTGGGAATTTCTGCTGTAATAACTGCAGCATACCTTAACATACCTTTGGCTATGTTAGCACAAGCAATGGTAAGAGGTATTAATTCCTTTTCGCTCCTGGCCATACCATTTTTTATTCTTGCAGGAGAAATTATGGGTGAAGGGGGCATATCTCAGAGGCTCATTAACTTTTCAAACGTGATAGTCGGTAGAATTAGAGGTGGCCTGGCTCTGGTTAATGTGCTGGCGAGTATGTTCTTTGGTGGAATTTCCGGGTCATCGGTAGCCGATACTTCTTCTATTGGTTCGATATTAATCCCTATGATGAAGAAAAAAGGATATGATGTGGATTACTCCGTGGCGGTAACGATTACTGGATCTACCCAGGGGATTTTGATACCCCCAAGCCATAATATGATTATATACTCCTTAGTTGCCGGTGGTGTGTCGGTAGGCAGATTGTTTCTTGCTGGAATGATACCGGGTATTGTACTGGGGCTTGCCCTTATGCTCCTTTCATACATTATCGCGGTTAAAAGAGGGTATCCTGCAGGGGAACCGGTGTCGTTGAGAGATGCATTAGCAGCTACTAAGGATGCGGCTCTCGGACTTTTTACAGCGGTCATAGTGGTTGGGGGCGTAATCACTGGTTTTTACACAGCAACGGAAGCAGCTGCAGTAGCAGCCGTATATGCGTTTTTTATTACATTTTTTGTATACAGAGATATACCTTTAACGAAAATGGGATATATCTTGATGAAAAGTTTGAAAACCCTTGCGATAGTAATGGCTCTAATTGCTACATCTAATGCTTTTGGGTGGATGCTGGCTTATTTAAAGGTCCCTGCCCTGGCGACCAAAGCCCTTTTATCAATTTCCAACAATAAATATGTGATTTTATTTATAATTAACATTTTATTGCTTTTACTGGGATGTATTATGGATATGGCCCCGTTGATATTGATTACAACACCTATATTACTACCGGTAGCTGTTCAAATCGGAGTAGATCCGGTGCATTTTGGGATTATAATGATGCTAAATCTTGCAATAGGCCTTTTAACACCGCCTGTGGGGAGTACTTTATTCGTGGGATGTGCTATAGGGAACATCTCTATTGAAAAATTATCCAGGACTATGGTGCCTTTTTATCTTACAATGATAGCTGTATTAATGCTAATCACTTATATTCCGCAAATAGTAATGTTTATGCCAAATCTCCTAATGGGTAAATAA
- a CDS encoding M24 family metallopeptidase produces the protein MAWNTREYEAKLSKIRGFMIREEIDGILITTQANFIWLTGARPYVNRITEKSCAELLITRDSAYLIANNIEADRLIEEELQGIKIEKIEYSWWESLQPKKIVEKLFKGKKIFTDAAIDDRFARLRWELLPEELERFSDTAKSVANILEKVAYTIKPGDTEKDIERLIKVVASEYDVYPAVNLVAVDDRAFKYRHPLPTDKKLEKYALISISGEKHGLIASATRLVHFGKITEELKKRHEAVIFVDASFIGRTLPGVKIKEIFKNGQKAYETAGYPEEWKKHHQGGLAGYKSREFRATPYSEEIVKEGQVYAWNPTITGVKSEDTIIVKNGRPEILTVSANFPTKEVNRGEFLIKRPDILIR, from the coding sequence TTGGCTTGGAATACAAGGGAATACGAAGCAAAACTTTCAAAAATCAGAGGTTTTATGATTAGAGAAGAAATTGATGGAATATTGATTACCACCCAGGCGAATTTTATATGGCTCACAGGCGCAAGACCTTATGTTAATAGAATTACTGAAAAATCATGTGCGGAGCTTTTGATTACCAGGGATTCGGCTTATTTAATAGCAAATAATATTGAAGCCGATAGGCTTATTGAAGAAGAACTTCAAGGAATTAAAATAGAAAAGATTGAGTATTCATGGTGGGAGAGTTTACAGCCCAAGAAAATTGTCGAGAAATTATTTAAGGGTAAAAAAATATTTACAGATGCAGCAATAGATGACAGGTTTGCAAGACTTAGATGGGAGCTTTTGCCTGAGGAATTAGAGAGGTTCTCGGATACTGCAAAAAGTGTTGCCAATATTTTGGAGAAGGTGGCCTATACAATTAAGCCCGGAGATACCGAAAAGGATATAGAGAGATTAATAAAGGTGGTTGCTTCCGAATACGATGTATATCCAGCGGTTAACCTTGTAGCCGTTGATGATAGGGCTTTTAAATACCGACACCCCCTTCCTACGGATAAGAAATTAGAAAAATACGCTTTAATCTCAATATCGGGGGAAAAACATGGACTTATTGCATCCGCAACAAGATTGGTACATTTTGGTAAAATTACTGAAGAATTAAAAAAAAGGCATGAAGCTGTTATTTTTGTAGATGCTTCTTTTATAGGAAGGACATTGCCGGGGGTAAAAATAAAAGAGATTTTCAAAAACGGGCAAAAAGCTTATGAAACTGCAGGTTATCCCGAGGAATGGAAAAAACATCATCAGGGAGGTCTTGCAGGTTATAAATCAAGAGAATTTCGGGCTACTCCGTACAGTGAAGAAATTGTAAAGGAAGGACAGGTTTATGCCTGGAATCCTACTATTACGGGAGTTAAATCTGAAGATACAATTATAGTAAAAAATGGAAGACCTGAAATTTTAACGGTTTCGGCTAATTTCCCTACAAAAGAGGTAAACCGTGGAGAATTTTTAATTAAAAGACCCGATATCTTAATAAGATGA